A single region of the Oenococcus kitaharae DSM 17330 genome encodes:
- a CDS encoding phage tail tip lysozyme, whose product MQVLSFEYKKKKWKLIAYIVGGAILLIILLIAAITGQLQENSCDNSTTTETQLDSKSMTENAKNIYAHWKQKYGATPQAAAGILGVLQLESRLDPNSVNSSSGATGLAQWLGGRKDKLEDLAHKGNKPATNLGVQLDYLDQELNSSYYASNKQIFKYTDVHKTTKAWLMDYEGMSKNPEQWYLSQRYGYADHWYSVFGASDPVAGNTLDNASSGDLTELGCDSDPGYSGGSIVKNAESMKGDFYYVQTHPSPDLGSDLKNPNKTGGTDCSGFVWLALNKAGYKVPANMGWFTGTMASDAKGSHQYLKQISENDAKAGDIVIVNQGAGAGNNGHTAILLGKWQGKATKIIEQGGVGDKVNESTFGTAFYSLLSGSDVTLARPIKK is encoded by the coding sequence ATGCAAGTACTGTCTTTCGAATATAAGAAAAAGAAGTGGAAGTTGATTGCTTATATTGTGGGCGGTGCCATTCTGCTAATCATCTTGCTGATTGCCGCGATTACTGGTCAGCTACAAGAAAACAGTTGTGATAACTCAACCACCACAGAAACGCAATTAGATAGTAAGAGTATGACGGAAAATGCCAAAAACATCTATGCGCACTGGAAACAGAAGTATGGTGCCACCCCACAAGCGGCCGCCGGAATCTTGGGGGTCTTACAACTGGAAAGTCGCCTTGATCCCAATTCGGTTAATTCAAGTTCCGGTGCCACGGGCTTAGCCCAGTGGTTAGGTGGTCGAAAAGATAAGCTGGAAGATTTAGCCCATAAAGGAAATAAACCAGCGACGAATCTCGGTGTGCAGTTGGACTATCTCGATCAAGAATTGAACAGTAGTTACTATGCGTCAAACAAACAGATTTTTAAGTACACGGACGTGCATAAAACGACGAAAGCCTGGTTAATGGATTACGAGGGTATGAGTAAGAACCCGGAACAATGGTATTTAAGCCAAAGATACGGGTATGCCGATCACTGGTATTCCGTGTTCGGGGCGAGTGACCCAGTGGCCGGTAATACCTTAGACAATGCGAGTTCAGGCGATCTGACCGAGCTAGGTTGTGATAGTGACCCGGGCTATTCCGGTGGGAGTATCGTCAAAAATGCGGAAAGTATGAAAGGTGACTTCTACTATGTGCAAACCCACCCCAGCCCCGATTTAGGTAGCGATTTAAAGAACCCTAACAAAACCGGTGGGACGGATTGTTCGGGCTTTGTCTGGTTAGCGCTTAATAAAGCTGGTTACAAGGTACCGGCCAACATGGGCTGGTTTACCGGCACGATGGCCAGTGACGCCAAAGGCAGCCATCAATATCTGAAACAGATCAGTGAAAATGACGCGAAAGCCGGCGATATTGTCATCGTCAATCAAGGTGCGGGAGCCGGAAACAACGGTCACACTGCCATTCTGCTAGGCAAATGGCAAGGCAAAGCCACCAAAATCATTGAACAAGGTGGCGTAGGCGACAAGGTTAACGAAAGCACCTTTGGCACCGCCTTTTATAGCTTACTAAGTGGTAGCGATGTAACGTTAGCCCGGCCAATCAAGAAGTAA
- the mobQ gene encoding MobQ family relaxase: protein MAIFHMSFSNISAGKGRSAIASAAYRSGEKLFDDKEGRRYFYARSVMPESFILTPENAPAWASDREQLWNEVEKKDRKSNSRYAKEFNVALPVELSADEQKELLTKYVQENFVDQGMVADVAIHRDHPDNPHAHVMLTNRPFNLDGTWGLKAKTQYIKDENGKQLLTKSGFPKQRKIWLVDWDKKEKITEWRHNWALSVNQSLAQKNIPDRISEKSFVDQGIQETPTQHEGINSQRKNRKAFNQQVSAQRNAQAKYHNLDEKIRNHEHFDALTDELSFSEKHTISHLSQQLKTYVDLEHLDDKQRMLFNWKNSLLIKHAVGEDVTKQLLTIDQQTTSLAQANQLLNKVVERATKKLYPELNFEQTTAAERRELIKETNSEQTIFKGSELAERLADIRSDLLTQQLLTFTKRPYTSWQLVNQQAQTIEKQLTTVLAKHGHQLDDLKPTDRGILAAYEPNELEFISKAVKNLRVIREVKAVVQTQYNSILTTAFPNSDLDKLETIDKEQIYTAVVYYDPELKPLSANELSQLQQQPPVVFTSQQHQAGLNYLLGKIELKDIQDHRLQRVLKHDGTRQLFLGECGQDPKLDHKQIEMVQARLKQQTTRFDQYKQDQIKDYQAINYYPTSPKNYLTNILDEALITILYVKNTDYLRKQQLRGLKETEWEMTKKQRQHQARNRHEDGGMHL, encoded by the coding sequence ATGGCGATTTTTCACATGAGTTTTAGTAATATTAGTGCTGGTAAAGGACGAAGTGCGATTGCCAGTGCGGCTTATCGAAGTGGTGAAAAATTATTTGATGATAAAGAAGGTCGCCGATATTTCTATGCCCGCTCGGTTATGCCAGAAAGCTTTATTTTAACTCCCGAAAATGCACCAGCATGGGCCAGTGATCGAGAGCAGTTGTGGAATGAAGTTGAAAAGAAAGATCGTAAATCAAACTCGCGGTATGCCAAAGAGTTTAACGTGGCTTTACCAGTTGAGTTAAGCGCAGATGAACAGAAAGAATTATTAACTAAATACGTGCAAGAAAACTTTGTCGATCAAGGCATGGTAGCTGATGTAGCTATTCATCGCGATCACCCGGACAATCCGCACGCACATGTGATGTTGACTAATCGCCCATTTAATCTTGATGGTACTTGGGGATTAAAAGCAAAGACGCAGTACATTAAAGATGAAAATGGCAAGCAACTTTTAACCAAAAGTGGGTTTCCAAAACAAAGAAAAATTTGGTTGGTTGATTGGGATAAAAAAGAAAAAATAACTGAATGGCGGCACAATTGGGCGTTGAGTGTCAATCAGTCTTTAGCACAAAAAAATATTCCGGATCGGATTAGTGAAAAATCGTTTGTCGATCAAGGGATTCAAGAGACACCTACCCAACACGAAGGCATTAACAGCCAAAGAAAAAATCGAAAAGCATTTAATCAACAAGTTAGCGCACAAAGAAACGCTCAAGCTAAATATCATAATCTTGACGAAAAGATAAGAAATCATGAACATTTTGACGCGTTAACTGACGAGCTATCGTTCTCTGAAAAACACACAATTAGTCATCTAAGTCAACAGCTGAAAACCTATGTCGATTTAGAACATTTAGATGATAAACAGCGCATGCTTTTTAATTGGAAAAACAGCTTATTAATTAAACACGCGGTTGGTGAAGATGTAACCAAACAACTGCTGACCATTGACCAGCAAACGACATCACTAGCACAAGCTAACCAGTTGTTAAATAAAGTGGTGGAACGAGCAACGAAAAAGCTTTATCCGGAACTTAATTTTGAACAGACAACCGCAGCTGAACGTCGGGAACTGATTAAAGAAACTAATAGTGAACAAACGATTTTCAAAGGTAGCGAATTGGCAGAACGGTTAGCGGATATTCGAAGTGACTTATTAACCCAGCAATTATTGACGTTTACCAAGCGGCCATATACCAGTTGGCAGTTAGTTAATCAGCAAGCCCAAACAATTGAAAAGCAATTAACCACGGTGCTAGCCAAACATGGTCACCAGTTAGACGATTTGAAGCCTACTGATCGGGGCATACTAGCCGCTTATGAGCCTAACGAACTCGAATTCATTTCTAAAGCGGTGAAAAATTTACGGGTCATTCGGGAAGTTAAAGCCGTAGTGCAAACCCAATACAACAGCATTCTAACGACCGCTTTTCCGAACAGCGACCTGGATAAGCTAGAGACGATTGATAAGGAACAAATCTATACCGCTGTGGTTTACTATGACCCAGAATTAAAGCCATTAAGCGCCAATGAGCTTAGTCAATTACAACAGCAGCCACCGGTCGTCTTTACTAGTCAGCAACACCAAGCCGGTTTGAATTACCTGTTAGGTAAAATTGAATTAAAAGATATTCAGGATCATCGACTGCAACGGGTCTTAAAACATGATGGCACCCGGCAACTGTTTCTCGGTGAATGTGGCCAAGATCCTAAGTTGGATCACAAACAAATTGAAATGGTGCAAGCCCGTTTGAAGCAACAGACAACACGGTTTGATCAATATAAGCAAGACCAAATTAAGGACTATCAGGCCATTAATTATTACCCAACTAGCCCGAAAAACTACCTGACTAATATTTTGGACGAAGCCTTAATAACCATTTTATATGTGAAGAACACAGACTATCTAAGAAAGCAGCAACTACGTGGCTTAAAAGAGACTGAGTGGGAAATGACGAAAAAGCAACGGCAACACCAAGCTCGAAACCGGCATGAAGATGGGGGCATGCACTTGTAA
- a CDS encoding VirD4-like conjugal transfer protein, CD1115 family, translated as MNGTILGIVDKRIVYQNNSTKPNRNIFVVGGPGSYKTQSVVITNLFNETENSIVVTDPKGELYEKTAGIKLAQGYQVHVVNFANMAHSDRYNPFDYIQRDIQAETVATKIVQSENAEGKKDVWFSTQRQLLKALILFVMNHRSPEQRNLAGVTQVLQENDVEAEEKGADSPLDILFLDLTMTDPARRAYELGFKKAKGEMKASIIESLLATISKFVDKEVADFTSFSDFDLKEIGNDKVVLYVIIPVMDNTYESFINLFFSQLFDELYKLAADHHAKLPHQVDFILDEFVNLGKFPKYEEFLATCRGYGIGVTTICQTLTQLQALYGKDKAESILGNHAVKICLNAANDVTAKYFSDLLGKSTVKVETGSESTSHSKEESHSKSDSYSYTSRSLMTPDEIMRMPEDQSLLIFSNARPVKATKAFQFKLFPGADHLVNLSQNDYQGQPEASQETHFKNKVDKWNQTVKAQHQAKKDDQTTDDEEDKLQDNIDQELESRHKKMLG; from the coding sequence ATGAATGGGACGATTTTAGGGATCGTGGATAAACGGATTGTTTACCAGAATAACAGCACCAAACCCAATCGGAATATCTTTGTGGTTGGGGGCCCTGGATCATATAAAACCCAGTCAGTCGTCATTACCAACCTGTTTAATGAAACGGAGAACAGCATTGTCGTGACCGATCCAAAAGGGGAATTATACGAAAAGACGGCCGGTATCAAACTAGCCCAGGGTTATCAAGTACATGTCGTCAACTTTGCCAACATGGCGCACAGTGATCGCTATAATCCTTTTGATTATATTCAACGGGATATTCAAGCTGAAACCGTCGCCACGAAGATCGTTCAGAGTGAAAATGCCGAAGGCAAAAAAGATGTGTGGTTTAGTACCCAAAGACAGCTTTTGAAGGCTTTAATCCTGTTTGTCATGAACCACCGGTCACCAGAACAACGGAATTTGGCGGGTGTGACCCAAGTGTTGCAAGAAAACGATGTGGAAGCCGAGGAAAAGGGCGCAGATAGTCCGTTAGATATCTTGTTTCTTGATTTAACCATGACTGATCCAGCGAGACGTGCTTATGAGTTAGGGTTCAAAAAAGCCAAAGGGGAAATGAAAGCCAGCATTATTGAAAGCCTGTTGGCGACCATCTCGAAATTCGTTGACAAAGAAGTGGCTGATTTTACCAGCTTTTCTGATTTTGATTTAAAAGAGATCGGCAATGACAAAGTGGTGCTATACGTGATTATACCCGTCATGGATAACACTTATGAAAGCTTCATCAATCTGTTTTTCTCACAATTGTTTGATGAATTATACAAATTAGCCGCCGATCATCACGCTAAATTGCCCCACCAAGTTGACTTTATCCTTGATGAATTTGTCAATTTAGGGAAGTTTCCTAAGTACGAAGAATTTCTGGCGACGTGCCGGGGGTACGGTATTGGCGTGACGACCATTTGTCAGACCTTAACCCAGCTACAAGCCTTGTATGGTAAGGATAAGGCCGAAAGTATCTTAGGTAATCATGCCGTTAAAATTTGCTTAAATGCTGCTAATGACGTAACTGCTAAATACTTTAGTGATTTACTAGGAAAATCAACGGTGAAAGTGGAAACGGGAAGTGAAAGTACTAGTCACAGTAAGGAAGAGAGCCACAGTAAGAGCGATAGTTACAGCTATACGAGCCGTTCGCTGATGACACCTGATGAAATCATGCGTATGCCTGAAGATCAGAGCTTATTAATCTTTAGTAATGCCCGACCAGTCAAAGCTACAAAAGCGTTCCAATTTAAACTATTTCCAGGAGCCGATCATTTGGTTAACTTGTCACAAAACGATTATCAAGGCCAACCAGAGGCCAGCCAGGAAACCCACTTTAAGAATAAGGTAGATAAGTGGAATCAGACAGTTAAAGCACAGCACCAAGCCAAAAAAGACGATCAAACAACCGATGACGAAGAAGACAAATTGCAGGATAATATCGATCAAGAATTAGAGTCTAGACATAAGAAAATGCTTGGATAA
- a CDS encoding conjugal transfer protein TrbL family protein — translation MTNIIQSAITHFFEWALSGLLDGLFNICKAIIDQANQSLPIVKTWYAIFLSFATSLVVVVVLGRIVMTILKEADESTDVTWANIIMDGIKSAAVIPVFVFLQGFIQGSITLPLLKYMFSSDQKFTAKSITGMNKVPGLKDVGISLPLQILFLLIFTVVTVVFFIKMCVFVADMAWYNLTIPLAAMSMATESFDYSGTWWKKYIYYNASIISQVLCMSLSVWCFTNMAKYGFIAFIASIGFGFLVVKTPDAVKDFWASTGVTKSAGMGAMRMFQNYFRSH, via the coding sequence ATGACAAATATCATTCAATCAGCTATTACACACTTTTTTGAATGGGCATTATCTGGTTTGTTGGACGGTTTATTCAACATCTGCAAGGCCATTATTGACCAAGCCAATCAAAGCTTGCCGATTGTTAAAACGTGGTATGCCATCTTCCTGTCCTTTGCGACATCGTTAGTCGTTGTGGTCGTCCTTGGCCGCATTGTGATGACAATTCTAAAAGAAGCAGATGAAAGTACCGATGTTACTTGGGCTAATATCATCATGGACGGGATTAAATCAGCGGCCGTGATTCCGGTTTTCGTGTTTTTACAGGGCTTTATTCAAGGTTCAATTACCTTGCCCCTGCTAAAGTATATGTTTAGTTCTGATCAGAAATTCACTGCTAAATCAATTACCGGCATGAATAAAGTTCCTGGGCTAAAAGATGTTGGCATTTCGCTACCCTTACAGATTTTGTTTCTGCTAATCTTCACTGTCGTAACCGTCGTGTTCTTTATCAAGATGTGTGTGTTTGTGGCTGATATGGCTTGGTATAACCTGACAATTCCTTTAGCTGCAATGAGCATGGCGACTGAAAGCTTTGATTATAGTGGCACGTGGTGGAAGAAGTATATTTATTACAATGCCTCCATTATTAGCCAGGTGCTTTGTATGTCATTATCAGTATGGTGTTTCACTAATATGGCTAAATACGGGTTTATTGCTTTTATTGCCTCAATCGGATTCGGTTTTCTGGTGGTCAAGACACCTGACGCCGTTAAAGACTTTTGGGCTTCAACCGGTGTGACTAAGAGTGCTGGTATGGGTGCCATGAGAATGTTTCAAAATTATTTCCGTAGCCACTAG
- a CDS encoding CagC family type IV secretion system protein, with translation MKFSKIKALATTGATAIYLGLMNAQVVLAADGGEVKSKLTSAGKTIQGILTGLVVLVGICVALFIIIKRMPDADDPREKSEVYHAVGRVAGLVALAAAIIWLLPWVYSLFT, from the coding sequence ATGAAGTTCAGCAAAATAAAAGCGTTAGCAACTACTGGAGCTACTGCGATTTATTTGGGCTTGATGAACGCCCAGGTTGTTTTGGCGGCGGACGGTGGCGAAGTTAAAAGCAAGCTAACCAGCGCTGGTAAGACGATTCAAGGTATTTTAACTGGCTTGGTCGTTTTAGTTGGGATTTGTGTCGCGCTATTTATTATTATCAAAAGAATGCCTGACGCAGACGATCCGCGAGAGAAATCAGAAGTTTATCACGCGGTTGGMCGKGTKGCTGGTTTAGTGGCCTTAGCGGCGGCCATTATCTGGCTATTACCTTGGGTTTACAGCCTATTCACTTAA
- a CDS encoding thioredoxin family protein, with protein MTLIKKVSKALAVIVVILAVLGFAGHSYVNHVEKEKTVVTLTKHPKKVLFFYRDDCPDCQAIFHQIYWHNAISHNIVLINMNQPQNRHYIQKYQLTSVPTLIHGKQRYSGTNQQRIKQIVGD; from the coding sequence GTGACCTTGATTAAAAAAGTAAGCAAAGCCCTAGCGGTGATCGTGGTGATACTTGCAGTATTAGGCTTTGCAGGTCATAGCTATGTGAACCATGTTGAGAAAGAGAAAACAGTTGTGACGCTAACTAAGCACCCTAAAAAAGTGTTGTTCTTCTATCGCGATGATTGCCCGGATTGCCAAGCTATTTTTCATCAGATTTATTGGCACAACGCAATCAGTCACAACATCGTCTTGATTAACATGAACCAACCGCAGAATCGGCATTACATTCAAAAATATCAATTAACGTCAGTACCAACCTTGATCCATGGCAAGCAACGATACTCCGGTACCAACCAACAAAGGATTAAACAGATAGTAGGTGATTAG
- the trsD gene encoding TrsD/TraD family conjugative transfer protein, with protein sequence MRLKKNKTANKSARLDWDYQPPKINGGKETIDDMSLVVGMYGNYEVTKTGNLVGILEVSGINLDLLNETEQQDVFEDYGAFLMSTLGEGVDDTLQFLEPTIPVNMTAYLNGLKRRYLALQKDHPEQQFKIKLIASYLDHFTKVQESKNMTTKQHLLIVKVPIKDKSVKSLNLAVTHLDEKIEQVKRDIENALTDFDVTAKVLTSQEVQEILKNLINFNG encoded by the coding sequence ATGCGTTTGAAGAAGAACAAAACCGCCAATAAATCAGCCAGGCTAGATTGGGATTACCAACCGCCCAAAATCAATGGTGGCAAAGAAACCATTGATGACATGAGCTTGGTGGTGGGTATGTATGGTAACTACGAAGTTACCAAAACGGGTAATCTCGTTGGCATTTTGGAAGTTAGTGGGATCAACCTGGATCTACTTAATGAAACCGAACAGCAAGACGTCTTTGAGGACTATGGCGCTTTTCTGATGAGTACGTTAGGTGAAGGGGTTGATGACACCTTACAGTTCTTAGAGCCGACAATTCCCGTCAATATGACAGCTTATCTCAATGGTCTCAAACGGCGGTATCTCGCTTTACAAAAAGATCACCCCGAGCAACAGTTCAAAATCAAGCTCATAGCCAGTTACTTGGATCACTTTACTAAAGTCCAGGAATCCAAAAACATGACAACTAAGCAACATCTGCTAATCGTTAAGGTACCGATTAAAGACAAGAGCGTTAAAAGCTTAAACTTAGCCGTCACTCATTTAGACGAAAAGATCGAACAGGTTAAACGAGACATTGAAAATGCGTTAACGGATTTTGATGTGACGGCCAAAGTTTTGACCAGTCAAGAAGTCCAAGAGATTTTAAAGAACTTGATCAATTTTAATGGATAG
- a CDS encoding type VII secretion protein EssB/YukC, with product MSKSNQLLNIEVGTFKRQGNKLILELNHNQFRYDQLSELNELKQADANFLQLVNVVEQDQKVVLTYTLPDKVRSLKELPQENKAIRSAIAKKIMAQKVVNDSQYHIALNPANLWYYPMQHVWYAYRANELMPYDDKHSNLAKYKALILFCLTGTPYERLLSNPKEALAKHPDDYLQQVAKATSLNELTEVVNGIEDFVSYHEWQEVETAQQKTKQRLWLSVAGVAIVAVLAVGLVHKSDERQYQSLANQNQAQVTRLKYSGQIQAALNDQKWSEAQKDMQRAGYPATKQVSVFLKHRQYQQALKVDPSQLNKVVNAAYDNKDSSQVADWQLPTKATSKQKDQLKLEKAIVNYDTNTLNNQLSFTTNADVLLRMGQAFLAHNDTQDAQTVQTKLAGVNSPKAKYLKALLSLNAAKNEVSDAQKKLDDANKIDGSKDKDKDKKVDSAKSDLKNAQSDQSAAQKQVEQTKHKTGD from the coding sequence ATGAGTAAATCAAACCAATTATTGAATATCGAGGTTGGCACCTTCAAGCGACAGGGAAACAAGTTAATTCTCGAACTCAATCACAATCAGTTTCGATATGACCAGTTGAGTGAGCTAAACGAATTAAAGCAAGCTGATGCCAATTTCTTGCAGTTGGTTAACGTGGTTGAGCAAGATCAGAAGGTCGTTTTAACTTATACCTTGCCGGATAAGGTCAGATCATTAAAGGAATTACCGCAGGAAAATAAGGCGATCCGGTCAGCGATTGCCAAGAAAATTATGGCGCAAAAGGTGGTTAACGATAGCCAGTATCATATTGCCTTAAACCCAGCTAATCTATGGTATTACCCCATGCAACATGTTTGGTACGCTTACCGGGCCAATGAACTTATGCCTTATGATGACAAACATAGCAATTTAGCCAAATACAAAGCGCTGATTCTATTTTGCTTGACGGGGACACCCTATGAACGGCTACTAAGCAATCCTAAAGAAGCCCTAGCTAAACACCCTGATGACTATTTACAACAAGTAGCTAAAGCTACGTCGTTAAATGAGTTAACGGAAGTGGTTAACGGCATTGAGGACTTTGTGAGTTATCACGAATGGCAGGAAGTTGAAACGGCCCAGCAGAAAACCAAACAACGTTTATGGTTGAGCGTGGCCGGAGTGGCGATTGTGGCCGTTTTGGCTGTCGGTTTAGTCCATAAAAGTGACGAACGGCAATATCAAAGCTTAGCTAACCAGAACCAAGCGCAGGTCACGCGATTAAAATATAGCGGTCAAATTCAGGCCGCTTTAAATGATCAGAAGTGGTCAGAAGCGCAAAAAGATATGCAACGGGCCGGCTATCCTGCAACTAAGCAAGTCAGTGTCTTTTTAAAGCATCGTCAATACCAGCAAGCCTTGAAGGTTGACCCAAGCCAATTGAATAAGGTTGTCAATGCAGCTTATGACAATAAAGATAGCAGTCAAGTGGCTGATTGGCAGTTGCCAACTAAGGCGACGAGTAAGCAAAAAGATCAATTGAAACTTGAAAAAGCGATTGTTAATTATGATACCAATACGCTTAATAACCAATTATCCTTTACGACGAACGCTGATGTTTTATTGAGAATGGGACAAGCCTTCTTAGCCCATAACGATACGCAAGACGCCCAGACTGTCCAAACCAAGTTAGCCGGCGTGAACAGTCCTAAAGCTAAGTATTTAAAAGCCTTGTTAAGTCTCAATGCCGCTAAGAACGAAGTTAGTGACGCCCAAAAGAAGTTAGATGACGCCAACAAGATTGATGGCAGTAAAGATAAGGACAAAGACAAGAAGGTGGATTCGGCTAAGTCGGACTTAAAGAACGCGCAGAGTGACCAATCAGCAGCGCAAAAACAAGTCGAACAAACCAAGCACAAAACGGGTGATTAA
- a CDS encoding VirB4 family type IV secretion system protein: MSFGDKVIDLFMPTKKEHNQGNSDQTGSKLKPEAEDFTKLIDRDSLHSLFPFSWEQYPTYVQSGENFIRVLAIADYPKRVYGNWLSELKRKKGVIDIVQYIDSASNNSMITYYKKTIQNKEAQKLNTFDPYKKKILQNYIDSANMQLDKYLDNSTTFVYQHMLVYLRANSLAELDDLTENVKNTLIKLQMKPLVPVKATFQAFWSTMPINENLMGDYTYKESNTEVASSMFPFDDAEILDLKPRSDIEGVNKDTNSLIAVDMLDRNKTLNQNQVIIGTSGVGKTTYMIQKILRYAIQDYQLYIIDPENEYTKIVEALGGAVLHLTSNAKYKINPLQIFSEEILSADEAVTNLDLLVKDKIQRLKGFFEVLKTGITQVELAILDDVVKQAYVNSGVLKYSRLKEIKDDQWPTLSNVYDELEKLADRDEDKFNRVKDFYYILGSYTHGSNSLFDGHTNVNLKGKIISFDLKPLQSEQEVQSAAYLNTFQYLWDEITKDRHSRKKLFVDEFHFLTLHKAAATFFHQAYKRFRKYNAGAIAGTQQIQDVIEGTTDTGQNIGEAIIGNSYTKVFFGLDGKGVDDVITKLRMTFSDKEKKLLERRRQGEALMIYGSQRAFMRVELTEEELRLIDPEAYQEKYNREAAEQPDYQKRVILTPSEIDALTTTEEEGGTLNE; encoded by the coding sequence ATGAGTTTTGGTGATAAGGTCATTGATTTATTTATGCCAACTAAAAAAGAGCATAACCAAGGCAACAGCGACCAAACGGGTAGTAAGCTCAAACCGGAGGCTGAGGATTTTACCAAGCTGATTGATCGCGACAGTTTGCATTCACTATTTCCGTTCAGCTGGGAACAGTACCCCACCTACGTCCAGTCGGGCGAGAATTTTATTCGGGTGTTAGCGATYGCTGAYTATCCMAARCGGGTGTATGGCAACTGGYTRTCAGAATTRAAGCGSAAAAAAGGCGTTATCGATATTGTGCAATATATCGACAGCGCCAGTAACAATTCAATGATTACCTATTACAAGAAGACGATTCAAAATAAGGAAGCGCAGAAGTTAAATACGTTCGACCCGTATAAAAAGAAGATTCTGCAAAATTATATTGATTCAGCCAACATGCAACTAGATAAATACCTTGATAATTCTACCACATTTGTCTATCAACATATGTTGGTTTATCTGCGGGCTAACAGTTTAGCAGAATTAGATGACTTAACCGAGAACGTCAAGAATACGTTGATTAAACTACAAATGAAGCCCTTAGTGCCCGTTAAAGCAACCTTTCAAGCTTTCTGGTCAACCATGCCAATTAACGAGAACCTCATGGGGGATTACACCTATAAAGAGAGTAATACCGAAGTCGCCAGCAGTATGTTTCCTTTTGATGACGCTGAAATTCTGGACTTAAAGCCGAGAAGCGATATTGAAGGAGTTAATAAAGATACCAACAGTTTAATTGCCGTAGATATGTTGGACCGCAACAAGACCCTAAATCAAAATCAAGTGATTATCGGGACCTCGGGGGTCGGCAAGACCACCTATATGATTCAAAAAATCCTACGCTATGCCATTCAAGACTACCAACTCTACATTATTGACCCAGAAAACGAATATACCAAGATTGTTGAAGCCCTGGGTGGCGCAGTCTTGCACCTAACCTCGAATGCTAAGTACAAAATTAACCCGCTCCAAATTTTTTCCGAAGAAATCTTAAGTGCCGATGAAGCGGTCACAAACCTTGATTTACTAGTCAAAGATAAAATCCAGCGATTAAAGGGATTCTTTGAAGTCCTTAAAACCGGGATTACCCAAGTTGAGCTGGCAATCCTTGATGATGTGGTTAAACAAGCTTACGTCAACAGTGGCGTTTTGAAATATAGCCGCTTAAAAGAGATTAAAGACGATCAGTGGCCGACCTTATCCAATGTTTATGACGAATTGGAAAAACTGGCTGATAGAGACGAAGACAAATTCAATCGGGTTAAAGACTTCTACTACATCTTAGGCAGCTATACCCATGGTTCTAACAGCCTATTTGACGGCCATACCAACGTTAACTTAAAAGGGAAAATCATTTCCTTTGATTTAAAGCCACTACAAAGTGAACAGGAAGTCCAATCAGCGGCTTATTTGAATACCTTCCAGTATTTGTGGGACGAAATCACCAAAGATCGGCATAGCCGCAAGAAGTTGTTTGTCGATGAATTTCACTTTTTGACTTTGCACAAAGCGGCTGCCACCTTTTTCCATCAAGCATACAAGCGATTTAGAAAGTACAATGCTGGGGCCATTGCCGGAACGCAGCAAATTCAAGATGTGATCGAAGGCACGACAGATACCGGGCAGAACATTGGTGAAGCCATTATTGGGAACTCCTACACCAAAGTGTTCTTTGGTCTTGACGGTAAAGGCGTTGATGATGTGATTACCAAATTGCGTATGACGTTCTCGGATAAAGAAAAGAAGCTACTAGAACGCCGTAGACAAGGCGAAGCCCTGATGATCTATGGTAGCCAACGCGCCTTTATGCGTGTCGAGTTGACCGAAGAAGAACTACGGCTAATCGACCCAGAAGCTTACCAAGAAAAATACAATCGTGAGGCAGCCGAACAACCGGATTATCAAAAGCGCGTGATCTTAACTCCCAGTGAAATTGACGCTTTAACTACCACCGAGGAGGAAGGAGGGACTTTAAATGAGTAA